Genomic window (Microcoleus sp. FACHB-831):
TTAATGGCTTGCATTTCTAATAAAATTCTAACTTTACTGCGTTCTGCATATTCTACAGCCTCAGCATATTTTTCTATTTTTATGCAAATTTTTACCATTGATTGATAAAGATGATTATTTATTTCATTTAATTTTTGCTTATATTCTTGATCGGATAATATCTCACCTTGAATAAATCCAGCCACATCATTTACAATTAAATTATCGTTAATATTTATAATATCTATAATATCATTGTGATAATTTTTAGTTTTGCTTGGTATATTGCGACCGTATATTTCTGTTAATACTTGACCATTATCCAAAGAAGGAAACACTATATTTCTACTAAAGTTTACTACCTCTATAGTTTCCTGAAAACATTCGTAAGCAGCCAATAATTGATTGCTTTTTTCATAAGCAATTCCTAAGTTAAATTTAGCTTCTAAATACTTGTATTTATTTCCCAGTAAATGATAAACTTGACTTGCACCAGAAAAAGCAATAATGGCTTTTTGTAAATTATCTTCGACACTATTCTGTTGTTTATTGGAGTAAGCAACACCCAAATTGTTTTGAGATTCTGCCCATTGCATAGAGCAATTTAACCTAACATAAATTTGACTCGCTATTTCAAGAGCTTGAATAGATTCTTCTATATAATTTTCTTTGTACATTTTTAGTCCTTAATATTGAAGATAAGCAATACCTAAATTTTTTTGAATACTTGCATATCTTTCAGGATACTGCTCACGAGTATAAAACAATAAAGCGTCTTTATAAGCATAAATAGCCTGGTTTATATTATTAAATTTTTCGCCTCTTCGTCTATATAAATAAGCATTTGCTAGATTGTTTTTTAGCCTTGCCCAGTCTTGAGGAAATGACTTTTGAGTTATAACCTGACTAGCGGCTTCCAAATAAAAAATAGCTTTTTCTATATTCTCCTCTCGGACACCAATATTTCTGTATTGGTATGCTGTAGCTAGGTTGTCTTGTGTCCTTGCCCATTCATAAGGAAATGCCTCACGGGTACGAACCGTTAAAGCTTTCTCATAACAAGCAATCGCGCTTTCAATATTCTCTGCCCTCTCTCCCGTGATTCTGTTACTGTAGGCATTTGCCAAATTATTTTGCGTCATTGCCCATTGTTCGGGAAAGGCTTGGCGGGTGTAAACGGATAATGCCGCCGTGTAATATCGGATCGCTTGTTCGATATTCTCTGCCCTGTCTTCCCTGATTCTGTCCTTGTAGGCAGTTGCCAGGTTATTTTGCGTCGTTGCCCATTGTTCGGGAAAGGCTTGGCGGGTGTAAACGGATAATGCCGCCGTGTAATATCGGATCGCTTGTTCGATATTCTCTGCCCTGTCTCCCCTGATTCTGTCCTTGTAGGCAGTTGCCAGGTTATTTTGCGTCATTGCCCATTGTTCGTGAAAGGCTTGGCGGGTGTAAACGGATAATGCCGCCGTGTAATATCGGATCGCTTGTTCGATATTCTCTGCCCTGTCTTCCCTGATTCTGTCAGAGTAGGCAATTGCCAGGTTATTTTGCGTTTGAGCAAATTCTTCGCTCCCCGGTTCCCGATTACTTAAAACTATTTGATAACCAGTAATAGCAATTTCAATATTATTCGCTCTATTCCCAAGCGGAAAATTAGTAATATGAATACTCAAATTTTCAATGATGGCAACAATTGACTTAATTGCTTCTGGATGTTCTGCAATTAAATTCTCAGCCACTTGCTGTAAAATTTTACAGAAGCGGGCATTGAGGAGATGTTGCCGTTGACTGAGAATAGGGTAAACTCCGGCAAGACCACTATAGCTTTCTTCTGCTTGCAATAATTCTAGGATAAACTCTAAATACTCTCGCGGATTTTTCACCTCAGCATTATCGCTATCTTCATCATTAGTCCTCCCCAATAATTCCCCTAGCTGACTGGCAAGACTTCGCAAGAAATTAGCCGCATTCTCCTCTCCTTCCTCTGCCAACCTTGCTGCTACTGCCTCGCAAGCTTTCAGAAACCCTTGATCCAGCAATTCTGAGTTAGCCTGGAAAATCTGCGGTTCCTCACCGTTGGGGCAATTCAGCAGTTGTTCAATCAGATTCAGATAAGCTTGGAGACGACTTTCATTCATTGGGCGTGACCTTCAGCACTCATACTGCTTGAGTTTAACCGCGAAAACAGCCAACTTCCATAAAGTGCCAAAATTATTTAATTTCCTCACCCGCCTGCTTCCTAGAAGCAGGGCAAAGGCATCTTAATTATTTGGTGATGTCTCTCGATAAGGAAATAATTAACCTGGTGATTGGTAACGATACAAACCTTCAGCTCTAAAACCTTGAGTAACCAGTGGCGAGATTTCCGACAACTCTTGCGAAGTCGGGAATCTGAAGGCTCTCCTTAAATATCATCAGGATTAATGCCCAGCGATCGCAATCTTTCTGTTTCCAATCGATGAACGATTATAGCCGAATAACTCTAAGGTTTTGCCCTAATCTGTAGCATTATTCTCACAAAAAAGCGGCATTTTCTACGGTTTATTCACAAACGTGAGCTAAATTATTACGCAGATGAAAAGCGAAAAGCGTTAACTTTGGGTTAGCGAATTTGCCTGTGGGGGCATATCGCTCATTTGCTAGGAGGAAATGGGGGGGAACTGCCAGTTGAGGGACTCTGCTGAATGGCATTTTGTAAGACTTGTTTATTGAGTTTATATTCGGGAGCTTTGATGTGGGCAACCTTACTACCAGGGAGTCGCTCGAAACTCGTACCGCTACTTAATTGATTATTGAGTTGTTCGAGTTGTGCATCAAGGATTTTAGGGTGTTTTTCATACCAAGCGGCGATCGCAACCGAAAGTTTTTCGATATCATCGGGTAAAGGTTTGATTAACTGCGCTAAGTTAGCCCGATCTTCAGCCGAAAAGAGAGACGAGCGCTTATCATTTAATAACTCAATAAATGCTTCTAGATTTTGTTCGTCAAATGACATAATTTAGACTCTCAGAGTTTCTCAATTCAACCATTAACTGTACTCTCTGCGCGGCATTGAGATTTAATCGGTTGATTAATTCCTCTTTTGTAGCATTTCTCAGCCAAGTTTGGGCGGTATTGAGAGTAAGAGTGATAGTTAAGCCTGCTGTGAGATTCTGATAAATTTCATCATCACCAAGCCGTTAGATAGGTCATTGACAGCCCAAAGGCTGCTGACGACCCTGGGACTAACCGCAATCAGGAAACCGCTATGTAAGCCTATATACTCATAGCTGAGGGAACTGAAGTCGTTTAACCCTGTTTCGCGAGCGGAGAGGACGACTAGGCTGCAATTGGTATCAGCCATTAACCCACCATCGCTGTCGGGGTAAATAATCTCTTGTTTATTCAGAGGTTGAGTTGGTGCGATCGCTGAATATCTCCTTTGTTGGGAAGTGCGATCGATTTAAATTTTACTGCTCGTTAACCCCACGCAATATCTCTCTTACCTCCATTAAAATCTTTCCCAGCATATTTTTACCACTTCCATCAGCACCACATCCCCAGTAGCGATCGCTAGGGGAATTCTCCACAATTTCCGCATCGCCAGTGCTAAGTAATTCTTCGCGAATATCTTTGTGAGTTTCAAATTTCCGCAGTACAGCTTTACGCATAATGTCATCTTTCACCTGTTCCCAATCACTGCGGAGAGGAAGAGAGCGATCGCGCCCCATGTTAGCGGCAACTTTCGGCTTTTTCACCAGTCTAATTTGGTCTGCGTGAGGCGTCCCGACAAACTTTTGCGCTTGAAAATAATGTTCGCTAGTCGGCCAATAACATCCATCCAACTCAAAGCCGTGAGGGGAAAAATTAGAGAAACATCCGTACTTTTCTCTAACGCTATAAAAGTAAACTGTCGGAGATTCTTCAGAATAATTAGCCATTTCGCTATGCTTAGTAGTTGCCAATAAGTATATGGACTAAACATAATTGTAGGGTGGGTACTGCCCACTAAATCTCTAAACTCCACAGACAAAGCGGATGGTGGCCACTGCCGGGCTACGTTTAATTATGCCCACCTACTTAATTGACAGTGTGGGGCGTTGTCAAGTATGTATCTAGGCATTGCTGAAGGCGATCGCGCAGTTCCCTATCGTTATCCGCTGGCTATCCTTTGCGAAACGATAGCCCCCTGTTAGCCCCACAGCAGCACAAATCTCAACAACGCAGACTGTAGATTACAACATTCGTAGCAAAACCATTATTTCAATAATATATTTATGAAAATGGGGAGAACAATTAGTTTCGATAACTGTCCATCAGTTTGAATGTATATATTTTGGTAGATGACAATCAATTCAGAGCGAATAATTTGGGTACAGAGTTTGTGCTGCCCAATTTACCCAACAAAGTTAAAATCGGCAAGTATATAACTGGTTGAATATGGTATCTAACTCTACTGCCTTCTCGGATATTCAAGATCATTGGGCACGCTCATTTATTACCCAACTCGCTCAACGAGGCATTTTTAGTGGGTTTCCCAATGGCACTTTTCGACCAAATCAATCAATGAGTCGCGCTGAATTTGCTGCTGTAGTCAGCAAAGCGTTTACAAGACCTGTGAAGCGGAGTTATGTCCCATTTGTTGACGTGCCTTCTAGCTACTGGGCGGCTGCTGCGATTAAAAAAGCTTACCAAAGTGACTTTATATCGGGTTTTCCTGATAAGCGCTTTCGTCCTGAAGAAAGGATAACCAGAGCAAATGTTCTAGTTTCTCTTGTAAGCGGTCTGGAAATAGTCTCTGACAGTACAACAGATATCAAGGCACAACTGCCAAAGCTTTATCAAGATGCCGCTACCATACCGCAATATGCAACAGACAAAATAGCGATCGCTAGCGCTGCTGGGCTTGTAGTTAATTACCCAAACTTGAAATTACTCAACCCTAATCTGGCAGCAACAAGAGCGGATGTAGCAGCTTGTATTTATCAAGCTTTAGTCTATCTAGAGCAAGTTCCCAAAATTCCATCTAACTACATCGTAGTTATAGATAAAACTGTCGCCGTTAGCCACCCAAGAGAGTTGCGGGGCGTGTGGGTTGGTAATATCTGGAACAGCGAGTGGCCTTCCAAGCCTGGACTCCCAGTTGAACAACAAAAAGCTGAACTAATCACCATACTTGACCGCATGAAAGCGCTGAACATGAATGCGCTGATGTTGCAGGTACGCACAGAAGGAGATGCAATTTATGCTTCTCAATTGGAACCTTGGAGCTTTTGGCTAACAGGAACTCCGGGCAAAGCACCAGAACCATTTTACGATCCCCTCGAATTTGCAATAGCAGAAAGCCACAAGCGCAATATTGAACTTCATGCTTGGTTTAACCCCTATAGAGCCAGAGTTTCGACTAAACAAACTC
Coding sequences:
- a CDS encoding tetratricopeptide repeat protein codes for the protein MNESRLQAYLNLIEQLLNCPNGEEPQIFQANSELLDQGFLKACEAVAARLAEEGEENAANFLRSLASQLGELLGRTNDEDSDNAEVKNPREYLEFILELLQAEESYSGLAGVYPILSQRQHLLNARFCKILQQVAENLIAEHPEAIKSIVAIIENLSIHITNFPLGNRANNIEIAITGYQIVLSNREPGSEEFAQTQNNLAIAYSDRIREDRAENIEQAIRYYTAALSVYTRQAFHEQWAMTQNNLATAYKDRIRGDRAENIEQAIRYYTAALSVYTRQAFPEQWATTQNNLATAYKDRIREDRAENIEQAIRYYTAALSVYTRQAFPEQWAMTQNNLANAYSNRITGERAENIESAIACYEKALTVRTREAFPYEWARTQDNLATAYQYRNIGVREENIEKAIFYLEAASQVITQKSFPQDWARLKNNLANAYLYRRRGEKFNNINQAIYAYKDALLFYTREQYPERYASIQKNLGIAYLQY
- a CDS encoding CHAT domain-containing protein, whose translation is MADTNCSLVVLSARETGLNDFSSLSYEYIGLHSGFLIAVSPRVVSSLWAVNDLSNGLVMMKFIRISQQA
- a CDS encoding NADAR family protein, coding for MANYSEESPTVYFYSVREKYGCFSNFSPHGFELDGCYWPTSEHYFQAQKFVGTPHADQIRLVKKPKVAANMGRDRSLPLRSDWEQVKDDIMRKAVLRKFETHKDIREELLSTGDAEIVENSPSDRYWGCGADGSGKNMLGKILMEVREILRGVNEQ